Proteins encoded together in one Candidatus Micrarchaeota archaeon window:
- a CDS encoding pyruvate, phosphate dikinase — protein sequence MSKKYVYSFEEGDISMKELLGGKGAGLAEMTKIGIPVPPGFTIVTEVCDYYYKHGNTYPPELKEQVETKLHELEDKIGKKFGDDSDPLLVSVRSGAAVSMPGMMDTILNLGLNDRSVEGLAKKTGNPRFAWDAYRRFIQMFGNVVMGIEHSKFEHVLEEAKKEKGVTQDTELDTEDLKKVVERYKQLVHDETGRDFPQDPNEQLWMAIEAVVKSWNNDRAIAYRKINNITGLLGTAVNVQAMVFGNMGETSGTGVAFTRNPATGEKKFYGEFLLNAQGEDVVAGIRTPQPVEKLKEVMPEVYDQLLDVVEKLEKHFRDMQDLEFTIQEGKLYLLQTRTGKRTAKAAVKIAVDMVHEGLITREEAIMRVDPAQIDQLLHPQIDPVAKQDRAMIAKGLPASPGAAVGKVVFTAEKAKEMAENGERVILVRTETSPEDIEGMHAAVGILTSRGGMTSHAAVVARGMGKCCVVGCEEITVYEDKGEFVTKSGEVVKEGDYITLDGNTGEVFIGQLGVIEPELSGEFAELMSWADEIRRLGVKTNADTPKDAATARKFGAEGIGLCRTEHMFFEEERIKAFREMILFADDRERRKKALDKIRPYQENDFYELFKVMDGYPVTIRLLDPPLHEFLPKTEEDMRALSEETGVSIEKIREKAEELHEFNPMLGHRGCRLAITYPEIAVMQTEAIIGAAIRAVREGVKVEPEIMIPLVGKVEELEYLDRIIRETADRMIEEAGLKDKLTYRVGTMIEIPRAALTADEIARVAEFFSFGTNDLTQMTFGYSRDDAGKFIKEYREKGILEFDPFKTLDQRGVGKLVKMAVELGRKTRPDIRLGICGEHGGDPASIDFCHRVGLDYVSSSPYRVPIARLAAAQAAIRNKTGQ from the coding sequence ATGAGTAAGAAGTACGTGTATTCTTTTGAAGAAGGAGATATAAGTATGAAAGAACTTCTGGGTGGTAAAGGTGCAGGTCTGGCAGAAATGACTAAGATAGGGATACCGGTACCGCCAGGATTTACCATTGTTACAGAGGTGTGCGATTACTATTACAAGCACGGAAATACGTATCCGCCCGAGTTGAAGGAACAGGTTGAGACAAAACTTCACGAACTGGAGGACAAGATAGGTAAAAAGTTCGGTGATGACTCAGACCCGCTTCTTGTTTCCGTACGTAGCGGTGCCGCGGTCAGTATGCCCGGGATGATGGATACCATACTTAATCTCGGTCTGAACGACCGTTCTGTTGAAGGTCTGGCTAAGAAGACCGGTAATCCGCGGTTTGCTTGGGACGCGTACAGACGGTTTATACAGATGTTCGGCAATGTTGTTATGGGTATCGAACATTCCAAGTTTGAGCATGTGCTGGAAGAAGCGAAAAAGGAGAAAGGTGTGACACAGGATACAGAACTCGATACAGAGGATTTGAAGAAGGTTGTGGAAAGGTATAAACAACTGGTTCATGATGAGACGGGTCGCGATTTCCCCCAGGACCCTAACGAACAACTTTGGATGGCTATCGAAGCGGTTGTCAAATCTTGGAATAACGATCGCGCTATTGCTTATCGAAAGATAAACAACATAACCGGTCTCTTAGGTACCGCTGTTAACGTCCAGGCGATGGTGTTCGGTAACATGGGTGAAACCAGCGGTACCGGTGTGGCGTTCACACGTAACCCTGCAACCGGTGAAAAGAAGTTCTACGGCGAGTTCCTGTTGAATGCGCAAGGCGAGGATGTGGTGGCAGGAATACGTACACCGCAACCGGTAGAAAAACTGAAAGAAGTGATGCCTGAGGTTTACGACCAACTCTTGGATGTTGTTGAGAAACTTGAGAAACATTTCCGTGACATGCAGGACCTTGAGTTTACTATCCAGGAAGGTAAACTGTACCTGCTGCAGACACGAACAGGAAAACGTACCGCTAAGGCAGCAGTCAAGATTGCCGTTGACATGGTGCATGAAGGTCTGATAACCCGCGAAGAAGCGATAATGCGTGTTGACCCTGCCCAGATAGACCAACTCCTCCACCCGCAGATCGACCCGGTTGCTAAACAGGATCGTGCGATGATTGCCAAAGGATTACCTGCCAGTCCGGGCGCGGCTGTCGGTAAAGTAGTATTCACTGCAGAAAAGGCTAAAGAGATGGCAGAGAACGGTGAACGTGTGATTCTCGTCCGTACCGAAACATCTCCGGAGGATATAGAAGGTATGCATGCAGCAGTCGGTATACTTACGTCACGGGGCGGTATGACTTCCCATGCTGCAGTAGTGGCACGGGGTATGGGTAAATGTTGCGTGGTAGGTTGCGAGGAGATAACCGTGTACGAGGATAAAGGAGAGTTCGTCACCAAATCCGGCGAAGTCGTTAAAGAAGGGGATTATATTACATTGGACGGTAACACGGGTGAAGTGTTCATCGGACAACTCGGTGTCATCGAACCCGAACTCTCGGGCGAGTTCGCAGAACTGATGTCTTGGGCGGATGAGATACGTAGGTTGGGTGTCAAAACAAATGCCGATACGCCTAAGGATGCAGCGACTGCCCGTAAGTTCGGTGCCGAAGGTATCGGATTGTGCAGGACCGAACACATGTTCTTTGAAGAGGAAAGGATTAAGGCGTTCCGTGAGATGATACTGTTTGCAGATGATAGAGAACGTCGTAAGAAAGCGTTGGATAAGATCAGGCCTTACCAGGAGAACGATTTCTACGAACTGTTCAAGGTCATGGACGGATACCCGGTCACTATAAGACTCTTGGATCCACCGTTACACGAGTTCCTGCCCAAAACCGAAGAGGATATGCGCGCATTGTCAGAAGAAACGGGCGTGAGTATTGAGAAGATACGGGAAAAGGCGGAGGAGTTGCACGAGTTTAATCCTATGCTCGGGCACAGGGGTTGCCGTCTTGCCATCACTTATCCTGAGATCGCCGTAATGCAGACCGAAGCCATCATAGGTGCGGCTATCCGTGCGGTCAGGGAAGGTGTTAAAGTAGAACCGGAGATCATGATACCGCTTGTCGGTAAAGTGGAGGAACTCGAATATCTCGATAGAATAATACGTGAAACAGCAGACCGTATGATTGAAGAAGCTGGGCTGAAGGATAAACTGACCTATCGTGTAGGCACTATGATCGAGATACCGCGTGCAGCGTTGACTGCTGACGAGATCGCTCGTGTTGCCGAGTTCTTCTCGTTCGGTACGAATGACCTGACCCAGATGACGTTCGGTTATTCCAGAGACGATGCGGGCAAATTTATAAAAGAGTACCGGGAGAAAGGTATACTGGAGTTCGACCCGTTCAAAACACTTGACCAGAGAGGTGTAGGTAAACTGGTTAAGATGGCTGTGGAACTCGGTCGTAAAACCAGACCTGACATCCGGTTGGGCATATGCGGCGAGCACGGCGGCGACCCGGCATCGATAGATTTCTGTCATCGCGTCGGATTGGACTATGTGTCCAGTTCGCCGTACCGGGTACCGATCGCCAGATTGGCAGCGGCACAGGCAGCGATACGTAACAAAACCGGGCAGTAA